From the Priestia koreensis genome, one window contains:
- a CDS encoding ABC transporter ATP-binding protein — translation MIEVRNVSLSFEIGKKDQKQVTPVLQDVSLNVKKGEIVTVVGRSGSGKSTLLNVIGGFIHPKEGQILIDEVDVSGYNEAQFADFRLENMGFIFQSFQLIQSMTAFENVELPLILKGMSEGERKVQTQALLEKVGLWAYKDHYPSELSGGQQQRVSIARALIVNPPLILADEPTGSLDSTTEEELLGLIQSLNQELGITFLIITHDQEVAKIGHRTVEMIDGRLKEGVRI, via the coding sequence ATGATTGAAGTACGAAATGTTAGCTTATCTTTTGAGATCGGAAAAAAAGATCAAAAGCAGGTAACACCTGTGTTACAAGATGTATCACTAAACGTAAAAAAAGGAGAAATTGTCACTGTAGTAGGACGTAGTGGGTCTGGTAAATCGACGCTCTTAAATGTCATTGGTGGATTTATTCATCCGAAAGAAGGTCAAATCCTTATCGATGAAGTAGATGTTTCCGGCTATAATGAAGCGCAATTTGCTGATTTTCGTCTTGAAAATATGGGCTTTATTTTTCAAAGCTTTCAGCTTATTCAAAGCATGACGGCGTTTGAAAACGTCGAGTTGCCGCTCATTCTAAAGGGGATGAGTGAAGGAGAACGTAAAGTGCAGACGCAGGCTTTGCTAGAAAAAGTAGGATTATGGGCGTATAAGGATCATTATCCGAGTGAACTATCGGGCGGACAGCAGCAACGTGTAAGTATTGCACGCGCTCTTATTGTCAATCCGCCGCTGATTTTAGCTGATGAGCCAACCGGAAGTTTAGATAGTACAACAGAAGAAGAGCTGCTTGGACTGATTCAAAGCTTAAATCAAGAGTTAGGCATTACGTTCCTCATTATCACCCACGACCAAGAGGTAGCCAAAATTGGACATCGAACGGTTGAAATGATTGATGGTCGACTAAAAGAAGGAGTAAGAATATGA
- the katA gene encoding catalase KatA: MTKKNQHLTTSWGAPVGDNQHSMTAGSRGPTLIQDVHLLEKLAHFNRERVPERVVHAKGAGAHGYFEVTKDVTAYTKAAFLSDVGKRTPLFVRFSTVAGENGSADSVRDPRGFAVKFYTEEGNYDLVGNNTPVFFIRDAIKFPDFIHTQKRHPATHLKNPNAVWDFWSLSPESLHQVTILMSDRGIPATYRHMHGFGSHTFKWVNEDGDGVWVKYHFKTEQGIKNLTEEMGQRLAGENPDSHTEDLYNAIENGDHPAWRLYVQIMPIEDADTYRFDPFDVTKVWSQKDYPLQEVGRMVLDRNPENYFAEVEQATFSPGTLVPGIDVSPDKMLQGRLFAYHDAHRYRVGANHQALPINRPKTDVHTYQRDGQMRFDNNGGGSVYYEPNSLNGPKESPQHKPAAYPVSGVADSVAYDQDDHYTQAGDLYRLLTKDERTRLISNIVGAMKPVESDEIKRRQIEHFYKADPEYGIRVAEGLGLSVPSKRK, encoded by the coding sequence ATGACGAAAAAAAATCAACACCTAACAACAAGCTGGGGAGCTCCTGTAGGCGACAATCAACATTCAATGACCGCAGGATCTAGAGGTCCTACACTCATTCAAGATGTTCATCTGCTCGAAAAATTGGCTCATTTCAACCGTGAACGTGTTCCTGAACGTGTTGTTCATGCGAAAGGCGCAGGTGCTCACGGCTATTTCGAAGTAACAAAGGATGTTACTGCCTACACAAAAGCCGCGTTTCTTTCTGACGTTGGAAAACGCACTCCTTTATTCGTTCGCTTTTCAACGGTAGCTGGTGAAAACGGATCAGCAGATTCTGTTCGTGATCCGCGTGGATTTGCGGTGAAGTTTTATACAGAAGAAGGAAATTATGATCTTGTCGGAAATAATACGCCCGTATTCTTTATCCGCGATGCGATTAAGTTTCCGGACTTTATTCATACACAAAAGCGTCACCCTGCAACCCATTTAAAAAATCCAAACGCCGTATGGGATTTTTGGTCACTATCACCTGAATCTCTTCACCAAGTGACCATTTTGATGTCCGACCGCGGTATTCCAGCGACATACCGTCACATGCACGGATTTGGCAGCCACACGTTCAAATGGGTAAACGAAGATGGCGACGGTGTATGGGTGAAATATCACTTTAAAACCGAACAAGGAATTAAAAACTTAACAGAAGAAATGGGACAGCGATTAGCAGGCGAAAATCCTGACTCTCATACTGAAGATTTGTACAATGCGATTGAAAACGGGGATCATCCAGCATGGAGGCTTTACGTGCAAATTATGCCGATTGAGGATGCTGACACATACCGATTTGATCCGTTTGATGTCACAAAAGTGTGGTCACAAAAAGATTATCCGCTGCAAGAGGTTGGTCGCATGGTGTTGGACCGCAACCCTGAAAACTATTTTGCCGAAGTGGAGCAAGCCACCTTCTCCCCTGGTACACTCGTTCCTGGTATTGACGTTTCACCAGATAAAATGTTGCAAGGACGTTTGTTCGCTTATCACGATGCGCATCGCTACCGCGTAGGAGCCAACCATCAGGCACTGCCGATTAACCGTCCTAAGACAGATGTTCATACGTACCAGCGCGATGGCCAAATGCGTTTTGACAACAACGGTGGTGGTTCTGTTTACTACGAGCCGAATAGCTTGAACGGACCAAAAGAGTCCCCTCAGCATAAGCCTGCCGCTTATCCTGTATCAGGAGTAGCAGATAGCGTAGCTTATGATCAAGATGATCACTACACGCAGGCTGGGGATTTATACCGCTTGCTGACAAAAGACGAGCGTACGCGTCTCATTTCAAACATTGTAGGGGCGATGAAACCAGTTGAAAGTGATGAGATTAAGCGTCGACAAATCGAGCATTTTTATAAAGCGGACCCTGAATATGGAATTCGCGTAGCTGAAGGTCTTGGTCTATCTGTTCCATCCAAGAGAAAGTAG
- a CDS encoding GNAT family N-acetyltransferase, protein MHKIHERKAIESLLTEQVPSFTHAVIEGQLQGEIWVDHLNAPSCGIVSAWNGVHSFFGKAGNLVFDEWLGHYVKEKSSSGRFTVFDPEDGFRDVLKQTSLSFQKHLRIGYRWEKRELPSINHAINIGQQEVERSTVFTESYYGLWWNSVDAFLAKGIGVCIKEGEDLVGECVSIFKTSVYAEADIEVNPKARGKGIGYEIGCAFIAECLRLGVEPRWDCDHDNLASQLLAQKLGFTKRYEYPLYSLKSTSS, encoded by the coding sequence ATGCATAAAATTCATGAGCGCAAAGCAATAGAGAGCCTCTTAACAGAACAAGTACCTTCCTTTACACATGCGGTAATTGAGGGGCAGTTGCAAGGGGAAATATGGGTCGATCATTTAAACGCCCCTTCATGTGGGATTGTCTCCGCTTGGAACGGGGTGCATAGCTTTTTCGGGAAGGCTGGTAATCTAGTATTTGATGAGTGGCTCGGTCATTATGTCAAGGAAAAAAGCAGCAGCGGCCGCTTCACGGTTTTTGATCCAGAGGATGGTTTTAGGGACGTGCTGAAACAAACATCATTATCTTTTCAAAAACATTTGCGCATAGGCTATCGCTGGGAGAAAAGAGAGCTTCCTTCTATCAATCATGCGATCAACATTGGTCAGCAGGAGGTTGAACGTAGTACGGTTTTCACAGAAAGTTATTATGGATTATGGTGGAATTCCGTCGATGCTTTCCTCGCAAAAGGAATAGGTGTATGCATAAAAGAGGGAGAGGATTTAGTAGGAGAATGCGTGAGCATCTTTAAAACCTCTGTATATGCGGAGGCGGATATTGAGGTCAATCCAAAAGCAAGAGGAAAAGGTATTGGTTATGAGATAGGATGTGCATTTATTGCAGAATGTCTGCGTTTAGGAGTTGAGCCTAGGTGGGACTGCGATCATGACAACCTGGCTTCACAACTACTTGCTCAAAAACTAGGCTTTACAAAACGATATGAGTACCCCCTCTATTCACTCAAAAGCACGTCTAGCTAA
- a CDS encoding EAL domain-containing protein, translating to MNETATTVADKSFYEGELPFFKGLGEEEIQQLLHTLQAGIWSFDCETQTYTFCTEGITRITGIAAQSFLQGAVTWIDYVAEEDQEAYKKKQKELLNGDPIEHEYRIALGDGTIKWIHDHTFPTVDKRGKVIRISGFITDINHYKQLIQDMNHISTHDYLTKLPNRFSFQQEIATAIHQAHEKGEKFAIFKINLDRFKYINDQLNHEVGDQVLIEVTKRLTRYGERYEWFISRVGSDEFAFLLPSLSRLEDVQQMAKDVMELLSEPITVNEYEIYVTTCIGITIFPHDGHTEEVLRKNVDAALHRAKELGISNYYVYTHNLNAESYKMYTLEHDMRRALKNREFHVYYQPKVDITTNDIIGAEALIRWEHPIWGIVSPSEFISISEENGLIVEIGDYVIEEVCRQMREWKDCDHPLVPISVNISPKRFLQKNLKAFLFATLRQYNIEPHYLELEITENSLFHNPEAVGFMIGELREWGIKFALDDFGTGFSSLMHIRNFQIDTLKVDRSFIRDLENSDKDKKIIETLIHLAKGLEINLVIEGVETKQQLALLRDMGSHYVQGYLYSKPVPVQDFSEMIGEKKIIPGRKKKAVPAKERRRFYRMDVPVPFSGALSIVRIKEKELEMGKMKIVVDNIGFGGIRFSSHLHMPVRDDVILEVEMKLLGYTLRHIGKLVWKEERDDGFYMYGIEFILEEKERHLLTKVVNQVTMTLQKNQKLLETELIEEGITVYLQKIQQRK from the coding sequence ATGAATGAAACAGCTACTACGGTGGCTGACAAATCGTTTTATGAGGGGGAGCTACCTTTTTTTAAAGGTCTAGGAGAAGAAGAAATTCAGCAGCTATTACATACGCTACAAGCGGGTATTTGGTCGTTTGACTGTGAAACACAAACATACACATTTTGTACAGAGGGAATTACGCGTATTACGGGAATAGCAGCGCAGTCATTTTTACAGGGAGCTGTGACGTGGATTGATTATGTAGCAGAAGAAGATCAAGAGGCCTATAAAAAGAAGCAAAAAGAGTTGCTAAACGGAGATCCAATTGAGCATGAATACCGTATTGCGTTAGGTGATGGAACGATAAAGTGGATACATGATCATACCTTTCCGACGGTTGACAAAAGAGGGAAGGTAATACGAATAAGCGGCTTTATTACAGATATCAATCATTACAAGCAGCTCATTCAGGATATGAACCATATTTCTACGCATGACTACTTAACGAAATTGCCCAATCGGTTTTCATTTCAGCAGGAAATTGCTACAGCCATTCATCAAGCTCATGAAAAGGGAGAAAAATTTGCGATCTTTAAAATTAATTTAGATCGGTTTAAATACATAAATGATCAGTTAAATCACGAAGTAGGAGATCAGGTGCTTATTGAAGTGACGAAGCGCCTCACTCGTTATGGCGAAAGGTATGAATGGTTTATTAGCAGGGTAGGTTCTGATGAGTTTGCATTTTTACTTCCGTCTTTATCACGTTTAGAAGATGTGCAACAGATGGCAAAGGACGTTATGGAACTGTTGAGTGAGCCGATTACCGTTAATGAATATGAAATTTATGTGACCACATGTATTGGAATCACTATTTTTCCACATGATGGTCATACGGAAGAAGTGCTCAGAAAAAATGTCGATGCGGCTCTTCATCGTGCAAAGGAGCTTGGGATAAGCAATTATTATGTGTACACACATAACTTAAACGCGGAATCCTACAAGATGTATACGCTCGAGCACGATATGAGAAGGGCGTTAAAAAATCGTGAATTTCACGTTTACTATCAGCCGAAGGTAGACATTACGACAAATGACATCATAGGAGCGGAGGCTCTTATACGCTGGGAACATCCGATTTGGGGAATCGTTTCACCGAGTGAATTCATATCGATTTCTGAGGAGAACGGGCTGATCGTAGAAATCGGTGATTATGTTATTGAGGAAGTATGTCGTCAAATGCGGGAATGGAAAGACTGCGATCATCCGCTTGTTCCGATTTCTGTTAATATTTCACCGAAGCGTTTTTTGCAGAAAAATTTAAAAGCGTTTTTATTTGCTACTCTACGTCAATACAACATAGAGCCTCATTATTTGGAGCTTGAAATTACGGAAAATTCACTCTTTCATAATCCAGAGGCGGTTGGGTTTATGATTGGGGAGCTACGAGAATGGGGAATTAAATTTGCGCTAGATGATTTTGGAACCGGCTTTTCTTCCCTCATGCACATTCGAAACTTTCAAATTGATACATTAAAAGTAGATCGGTCGTTTATTCGTGACCTTGAAAACAGTGATAAAGACAAAAAAATTATTGAAACGCTCATTCATCTAGCAAAAGGGCTAGAGATCAATTTGGTGATTGAAGGAGTGGAAACGAAACAACAGCTTGCTTTGTTAAGGGATATGGGAAGTCATTACGTGCAAGGGTATTTGTACAGTAAGCCTGTTCCCGTTCAAGATTTTTCCGAGATGATCGGTGAAAAGAAAATCATTCCGGGTCGCAAGAAAAAAGCAGTCCCTGCAAAAGAGCGCCGTCGTTTTTACCGAATGGATGTGCCTGTTCCGTTCTCAGGAGCGCTTTCTATTGTCCGTATTAAAGAAAAAGAGCTTGAAATGGGCAAGATGAAAATTGTAGTGGATAACATTGGCTTTGGAGGAATTCGTTTTAGTTCTCACTTACACATGCCTGTTCGAGATGATGTAATATTAGAGGTTGAAATGAAGCTTCTTGGCTACACGCTTCGTCACATCGGAAAACTTGTCTGGAAAGAAGAGCGGGACGATGGGTTTTATATGTATGGCATTGAGTTTATCCTGGAAGAAAAAGAACGTCACTTATTAACAAAAGTGGTCAATCAAGTTACGATGACGCTACAGAAAAACCAAAAATTGCTTGAAACGGAGTTAATTGAAGAAGGAATCACGGTGTATTTACAAAAAATTCAACAGCGAAAATGA
- a CDS encoding MarR family transcriptional regulator yields MKESNGQIKQASEVLQSFSNIMKEAGKWTQKNASSLDLNVQQMVIINTLSVHKVLTVEKQVAQLQLSKNTINTQLETIVQRGFVERTMNDQREGQLSLTDEGRKKANMSIQNASSYKAMMRALQSFSEEEKAQLLAMHARILEGLKVEE; encoded by the coding sequence ATGAAGGAATCAAATGGACAGATAAAGCAGGCATCTGAAGTGTTACAGTCCTTTTCAAACATTATGAAAGAAGCTGGAAAATGGACGCAAAAAAATGCGTCTAGTTTAGATTTAAACGTTCAACAAATGGTTATAATTAATACACTTTCTGTTCACAAGGTGCTAACAGTAGAGAAGCAAGTAGCACAGCTACAGCTATCAAAAAATACGATTAACACGCAACTGGAGACTATTGTGCAACGTGGATTTGTTGAACGCACAATGAACGATCAACGTGAGGGGCAGCTATCACTTACAGATGAAGGAAGAAAAAAGGCTAATATGTCTATTCAAAACGCCTCTTCCTATAAAGCAATGATGAGGGCGTTGCAGTCATTTTCTGAAGAGGAAAAAGCACAGCTACTAGCTATGCATGCACGAATTTTAGAGGGACTAAAAGTAGAGGAATGA
- a CDS encoding histidine phosphatase family protein → MSKKVFLVRHCQAKGQEESAILTEEGFLQAEALSRFFEPYKIDHIISSPFTRALQTIEPTARVKGIKVEEDVRLMERILSATPMNDWYEKLEKTFQDLDLSYEGGESSLEAMRRAQSVIQEIADHEAECIVLVTHGNLLALLLKSYDSMIGFQQWADLRNPDVFLLELKNFKTKRLYPL, encoded by the coding sequence ATGAGTAAGAAGGTTTTTTTAGTAAGGCATTGCCAAGCAAAGGGGCAAGAAGAAAGCGCTATCTTAACAGAGGAGGGTTTTCTGCAAGCAGAAGCGCTCAGTCGTTTTTTTGAACCGTATAAAATTGACCACATTATCTCGAGTCCGTTTACTCGTGCACTGCAGACGATTGAGCCAACGGCACGAGTAAAAGGGATTAAAGTCGAAGAGGACGTTCGTTTAATGGAGCGTATATTAAGCGCTACACCAATGAACGACTGGTATGAAAAGCTAGAAAAAACGTTCCAAGACCTCGATCTCTCGTATGAAGGCGGTGAATCAAGCCTAGAGGCAATGCGCCGTGCCCAGTCAGTCATCCAAGAAATAGCGGATCATGAGGCGGAATGCATCGTTTTAGTAACACATGGAAACTTACTTGCACTTCTATTAAAAAGCTATGATTCAATGATCGGGTTTCAGCAGTGGGCCGATCTTCGGAATCCAGATGTGTTTTTGCTTGAATTGAAAAATTTTAAGACAAAGCGCCTTTATCCGCTATGA
- a CDS encoding undecaprenyldiphospho-muramoylpentapeptide beta-N-acetylglucosaminyltransferase — protein sequence MKKQVVVFTGGGSAGHVTPNIAIMNELDPQKWDIHYIGSRKGIEKELITKINIPYHGISSGKLRRYIDLENVKDVFRVIKGIMDARRVLRKLKPAVVFSKGGFVTVPVIMAAKSLNIPVYLHESDLTPGLANKIAQRFAAKIFTSFEEAAKFFPSTKTEVVGSPIRRQLFEGDALNGRRWLGFDVNRPILTVMGGSLGAKKINSSVREALPELLKEFQVVHLCGKGNLDSSLETVEGYKQLEYVHEELADILAATDFVVTRGGSNAIFEFLSLHKPMLIIPLPKSQSRGDQILNAQAFSKKGYAVVLEEEQLTKETFIEQIDYLESHGTVIQANMREATKTDTIAYLVEQIDRMHKG from the coding sequence ATGAAAAAGCAAGTAGTAGTATTTACAGGTGGCGGCTCGGCTGGGCACGTCACACCTAATATTGCGATTATGAATGAGCTAGATCCACAAAAATGGGATATCCATTACATTGGCTCTCGCAAAGGAATTGAAAAAGAATTAATCACAAAAATAAATATTCCATACCACGGAATTTCAAGCGGAAAGCTTAGAAGATACATAGATTTAGAAAACGTAAAAGACGTGTTTCGAGTAATAAAAGGAATTATGGATGCGCGTCGTGTGCTTCGTAAGCTAAAGCCTGCGGTGGTATTTTCAAAAGGTGGGTTTGTGACGGTGCCTGTAATTATGGCGGCGAAATCGTTGAACATTCCAGTATATCTACACGAAAGTGATTTAACGCCAGGCCTTGCCAACAAAATTGCGCAGCGCTTTGCGGCAAAAATCTTCACTTCTTTTGAAGAAGCGGCTAAGTTCTTTCCATCCACTAAAACAGAAGTGGTAGGGTCTCCGATACGCAGACAGCTTTTCGAGGGTGATGCGCTAAATGGGCGCCGTTGGTTAGGCTTTGATGTTAATCGTCCGATCCTAACGGTAATGGGAGGAAGCTTAGGAGCGAAGAAAATTAACAGCTCTGTTCGGGAAGCTCTTCCAGAACTATTGAAAGAATTTCAAGTCGTTCATTTGTGCGGGAAGGGGAACCTTGATTCAAGCCTAGAAACAGTAGAGGGATACAAACAGCTTGAATACGTACACGAAGAATTGGCGGACATTTTAGCTGCGACAGACTTTGTCGTAACGCGTGGCGGCTCCAATGCGATTTTTGAATTTTTATCGCTGCATAAGCCAATGTTAATCATCCCCCTACCAAAAAGCCAAAGTCGCGGTGACCAAATTTTAAATGCGCAAGCTTTCTCGAAAAAAGGATATGCGGTCGTTTTAGAAGAAGAGCAGCTAACAAAAGAAACGTTCATCGAACAAATCGACTACTTAGAAAGTCATGGTACCGTAATTCAGGCCAACATGCGTGAAGCGACTAAGACGGATACCATTGCGTATTTAGTGGAGCAAATTGATCGTATGCACAAGGGATAA
- a CDS encoding PadR family transcriptional regulator, with protein MTIEYYILAVISTRPCTGYDIKQEFEHPGAGMYWGISFGSIYPKLKKLESEGFIETLHHEETGRGKKVYDLTSKGWRELQKWLKEDPQPPILKDELLIKVSFWNHIMLEDREGVIPHLLKRKQETEETLAYYTNWPKNGVSTISEFGMYTIQYVQKKLQAELEWIDETIEAVKGPAKPPAQDPSNLIDKKKERIKKALELEKSDES; from the coding sequence TTGACGATTGAGTACTATATTTTAGCTGTCATTAGTACGCGACCTTGTACAGGTTATGACATTAAGCAAGAATTTGAGCACCCTGGCGCAGGAATGTACTGGGGAATTAGTTTCGGAAGCATCTACCCCAAACTGAAGAAATTAGAATCAGAAGGCTTCATTGAAACGTTACACCATGAGGAAACAGGAAGAGGAAAAAAAGTATATGACCTCACATCAAAGGGATGGCGGGAATTACAGAAATGGCTAAAAGAAGATCCACAGCCCCCTATTCTAAAGGATGAACTGCTGATCAAGGTCAGCTTTTGGAACCACATTATGCTTGAAGATCGAGAGGGCGTTATTCCCCACTTGTTAAAACGCAAGCAGGAAACGGAAGAAACTCTTGCTTATTACACAAACTGGCCAAAAAACGGGGTCTCAACCATTAGTGAATTTGGAATGTATACAATTCAATATGTACAGAAAAAGCTACAGGCAGAACTCGAGTGGATTGATGAAACAATCGAGGCAGTAAAAGGGCCTGCAAAGCCTCCAGCACAGGACCCGTCCAACTTAATTGACAAGAAAAAAGAACGCATTAAAAAAGCGCTCGAACTGGAGAAATCTGATGAAAGCTAA
- a CDS encoding MFS transporter, whose translation MKANHLLSPLRESSYRSFFSAQLLSDLGNWFDFTILTVLIAYQWGLKEEAMAAFIITYGLPWVIIGPFASVFVDRLPKKMVLITTLILRSLLILSYLLAPTFIALLFLVFLKGTVASLFDPAKQASIRALVSERHLSQAVTLTQISSNTTKIIGPSISGLLVHAFSVSTALKIESALFLLAIIPLLTVRIPAFSSHHQLKEKASYMHELRAGFRQLRQSTLVLTALVASSVSLFIVFLYDGLLVFVSKELQFDESFFGLLISSVGLGSVVGALVLDQLRFWQQKPITTMAVSFVGIGSFIILLGLGASNLITLHAYIWFIGAFLCGAISCGEHLPYAYLLQRDTPADKMARVSSVAQSIQITMMLFAPSIGAILAKHLGVGTVFMIAGCLCFLTSIGVWSFLKAKKLESPPRNVNFHETM comes from the coding sequence ATGAAAGCTAACCATTTACTTTCTCCTTTACGCGAATCCTCCTACCGCTCTTTTTTTAGTGCCCAGCTGTTATCAGACCTTGGAAACTGGTTTGATTTTACGATTTTAACGGTTTTAATTGCCTATCAATGGGGATTGAAGGAAGAAGCCATGGCAGCCTTCATTATTACGTACGGTCTTCCTTGGGTCATAATTGGCCCGTTTGCAAGCGTATTTGTAGATCGCCTGCCGAAAAAAATGGTCTTAATTACTACTCTTATTCTTCGCAGTCTACTGATTCTTAGCTATTTGCTTGCGCCTACTTTCATTGCTTTACTTTTTCTTGTTTTTTTAAAAGGGACGGTCGCCTCTCTATTTGATCCGGCTAAGCAGGCAAGTATTCGAGCCCTTGTTTCTGAACGCCACCTTTCTCAAGCAGTGACACTTACACAAATCTCATCCAACACCACGAAAATTATTGGGCCGTCTATTAGCGGATTGCTTGTTCATGCGTTTAGCGTCTCGACCGCACTCAAAATAGAAAGCGCGTTATTTTTACTTGCCATTATTCCGCTGTTAACCGTTCGTATTCCTGCCTTTTCGTCCCATCACCAGCTGAAAGAGAAAGCGAGCTATATGCATGAATTGAGAGCAGGATTTCGTCAACTTCGTCAAAGCACGCTCGTTCTCACTGCTCTTGTCGCATCGTCTGTTTCCCTTTTTATCGTATTTTTATACGATGGATTACTCGTCTTTGTTTCCAAAGAGCTTCAGTTTGACGAATCGTTTTTTGGACTATTAATCTCTTCTGTCGGATTAGGATCCGTTGTCGGCGCATTGGTACTTGATCAGCTTCGTTTTTGGCAGCAAAAACCGATTACAACAATGGCCGTTAGCTTTGTCGGAATCGGTTCATTCATTATTCTTCTCGGGCTTGGAGCTAGCAATCTGATTACACTTCACGCCTATATTTGGTTTATCGGTGCCTTCTTGTGTGGTGCGATCTCGTGCGGCGAGCACTTACCATATGCCTATTTGCTTCAGCGAGACACACCCGCTGATAAAATGGCTCGGGTCAGCTCGGTTGCTCAAAGCATTCAAATTACTATGATGCTCTTTGCCCCTTCCATCGGCGCAATTCTCGCTAAACATCTCGGCGTAGGAACCGTTTTTATGATTGCCGGTTGCCTTTGCTTCCTGACGAGCATCGGCGTATGGAGCTTTCTAAAGGCCAAAAAGTTAGAGTCACCCCCACGTAACGTCAATTTCCATGAAACGATGTAA
- a CDS encoding SDR family NAD(P)-dependent oxidoreductase yields MRLQDKVAIITGGASGIGRATALKFAREGAKVVIGDFNEAQGSETVRLIQELGGEAAFCQTDVTEFEQVENLVQFAVDTFGTITTIFNNAGIAYAKSFLDHDPKDFDRVLKVNLYGVYYGVLAAGRKMKELGVAGVIINNASVFGFMGTPGITGYQAAKGGVVTLTKHAAVELAPHGIRVVAVGPAAVDTPILQGNKDAGLTKFMEYQQLTKKLIQPEQVANVVAFMASDEGDSINGTTVMSDDGYSVFKSHLR; encoded by the coding sequence ATGAGATTACAAGACAAAGTAGCAATCATTACAGGTGGAGCTTCTGGTATCGGTCGAGCAACGGCACTTAAATTTGCACGTGAAGGAGCAAAAGTGGTCATTGGCGATTTCAATGAAGCACAAGGGTCTGAAACGGTCCGACTCATTCAAGAATTGGGCGGAGAAGCAGCGTTCTGTCAAACGGACGTGACGGAATTCGAGCAGGTAGAGAACCTGGTGCAGTTTGCGGTTGATACGTTCGGGACGATTACGACGATTTTTAACAACGCAGGCATTGCTTACGCAAAGTCGTTTCTTGACCATGATCCGAAAGACTTTGATCGCGTCCTAAAAGTAAATTTATACGGTGTTTACTACGGAGTGCTAGCGGCAGGACGCAAAATGAAAGAGCTTGGTGTAGCCGGTGTTATTATTAACAATGCATCTGTATTTGGCTTTATGGGGACACCAGGAATTACGGGGTATCAAGCAGCAAAAGGTGGGGTTGTAACACTCACAAAGCATGCGGCCGTAGAGCTTGCACCTCATGGTATTCGCGTCGTAGCGGTAGGTCCAGCAGCTGTAGACACGCCGATTTTACAAGGAAATAAAGATGCTGGTTTAACAAAATTCATGGAATATCAGCAGTTGACGAAGAAACTCATTCAGCCAGAGCAAGTGGCAAATGTCGTTGCTTTTATGGCTTCTGATGAAGGTGACAGCATTAACGGAACGACCGTCATGTCTGATGATGGCTATTCGGTCTTTAAATCTCATTTACGATAA
- a CDS encoding GNAT family N-acetyltransferase yields the protein MTTITLAPMNEKEFNLFWDATVPRYAQSVSKAHHISFETALEKAASQTGTLLYEGLQTPNHYFFQILCDQASIGNLWIYIDVNTNSAFLYEIFIAEEGRGKRIGYHAIKKAEEWLFHEKGVSKFGLHVFAYNERARNLYQKLGFQEISFTMSKTLEP from the coding sequence ATGACAACGATTACACTAGCGCCAATGAATGAAAAAGAGTTTAATTTATTTTGGGACGCCACGGTTCCTAGATATGCACAGAGCGTGTCAAAAGCTCATCACATTTCGTTCGAGACCGCTTTAGAAAAAGCAGCTTCTCAGACAGGGACACTATTATACGAGGGCTTACAGACACCCAATCATTATTTTTTTCAAATCTTATGTGATCAGGCATCAATAGGAAACCTATGGATTTATATTGATGTGAACACCAATAGTGCCTTTTTATATGAGATTTTTATTGCAGAAGAAGGGCGTGGCAAAAGAATCGGATATCATGCAATTAAAAAAGCGGAAGAATGGCTGTTTCATGAAAAAGGTGTATCAAAATTCGGTTTGCACGTATTTGCTTATAATGAAAGAGCACGTAATCTCTATCAAAAACTAGGCTTTCAGGAAATAAGTTTTACGATGTCTAAAACGCTAGAACCGTAA